Within the Cololabis saira isolate AMF1-May2022 chromosome 22, fColSai1.1, whole genome shotgun sequence genome, the region GGTTCATACATTCTTCCCATGAATAGAACTTCCTCTTCATCCTGGGAAAGACATTCAAAGGCAGATGTTGAGGCAAAACCGTGGCACGCATCAGATTATACACCACAGAAAGAGAAGATGTCATAATTGCAGCTCATATACTGTAAATTACATGCAAACCACAGCATCATCAACGTCTTCACAAAATTCCTTTGTGCGACTCCATCAATAATTAAACTCTTTTCATGTGTTTCATATTTCAACGTATATCATCATGTGAGGTAAAGCTACAAAGGCCATACCAGCTGTTCTAATAAAGTGTGTAGCTTTTaaccactttctttttttccagtttgaATTACATATAAAACCCCTTAATTTGTTGCCTGTATCGCAGCATGTGTTGCCATGCTCATGAAAACAACACACCTGCTGGCATTCGCTTATCCTCTCTCCTCAAGACTACCTCTCCCTCCCTCCGGAATTACGTAAGAGTTGCAGACGAAGTCGATATCATTTTCTTCTCGTCTCCTCCACAATGTCTGCAACCCgaacccccccccacctccccacTTTCACTGCCTTTCACCGTCACGGCATGTATTTTCTTGCATGGTAACCAAATGATCAACAAGTGGACCCATCTCCCTGGTTTTCTCATCTATTATTGAATATGTGGCTGTGTTGAAGAAAACAAAGCAACACAAGCTGGTTTGTTTCTCCTCCTGATGCGAGGAAACTTGAATCATACAAAGCGTCCAGGGCACAGGCTTCTATTATTAGGACTAGTTAGGCCGGCAGAAAACAGGAGAGTGAAACAAGGCATATGTTCGTTTAAGTACTTTTTTCATattcatttcaatacattttatctaaATCTGTGAATTCATGGTAATGGATTTAGAAGTTAATATAAAAAATTAACCATAACAACCAActtatttctatttcatttAATCAATTTTTGTAAATAATGTGACTCTTTTTTGTGGATTATTACTGCTTAGCTTTTATAAGCATTCAGTGTTAAATGGGATAACTTTACAACCCCACAGAAAACTCTTCATAATATTAAGTTGATTGCAGCAATTTTAACGTCACAGTATTGGCATGATGGAATTAATTGCACAGGTGTAAAGGAGAACACGTAAAAAAGGTTTTGCTGAAAAGGATAAACGAAACAAGACATCAACATCCTCACCTTTTGATAGCCACATATTCTCCAGACTCGTTGCTTCTCCCCATCAGCACACTGCCGTAGGTGCCATCACCCAGCTGCTTCAGGGTGGTGTAGCGATTCATCATTTCACAATGGTTTCATCGGCTTCTAAATGATCCTGATAAGTGAGCAGTGTGGATTCATCAATAGATGTacttcctgttcctgtttcCTCTCCCCACCGATCTAAAATGTTCAGTCCTGTTTCTCCAGCATCATCTCCTCAAGTCAAGGAATCTTTTGTTGGCAAGTATGACATGTGACAACCCACTGAGCCAAGAGTTTAAAACGCAGCTTCCAGTAGCTGAGCCATTGGTGATCTAGATAAGCCAGCAGTCAAGAGACAGCTAAAAGAAAGGAAGACAAAACCAAAGCCAATGGGCATATAGATATCATTTACAAACACAAAAGCTACATTTCTAAGGAGAACTGGGCACAAACTGATGCTAGGACCAAAGTCCCTTAGTGAGGAGGATTATGTGCGTGCCACACAAGTGCTCCAGGAGCCTCCAACATGAACACCCAAGGGAGATGACATAGCAGGCTTAAGGCAGATTAGGAAAACAATGATGTAAATAGGATGTTACATCACCAACATGCTTACCGGCATCGGCAGCCTTCCCCAAGCACCCTGCCTGACAAGAGGATTTATGGGAAACCATAGGCCACAGTTATCGAACTGTTATGCTTTATGGCCAAATAAGCTGTTTTATACAATGAGTATTTACACAAAATGCTATATGGTATCCCCTTATACCTGTGTAGCTGCTGCTCCATTTTAGCCTGCGTCTGCTGTAAATGTATTCCTTTGCAGCTGAATGTCTGCTAAGGACACATGACTAATTACTAATACGCTATGCATAATTTAGTAAACTGAGCTTTGAAGAAACCTTTTAAGGTAAATTTATCATTTTGCATGAGTCATATTTAGCTGACCTCAAATAGAGGAGCTAAAAATTCGTCTAAAACTGATGAAAATTTGTCTCAGGTGAATTTAACTAATGCTGCAGGATGGCAGACTTTCAACACGTATTTGCAGCAAGAGGAGCTGTGGATGTGGGATGTAGTGGGTGGTACACTACTTTGGAAATCTGTCCTTGATTCACCTCTCCATCACCTCTACATCACTTGTTCAAAGGTTCTTGGCCAAGATATTCTTGATGCGGTACAATGTGCACCGAATACAAGCATCAAGAAAGTGATTTGAGGTGTAAATAAGACCAGAAAAGTTTGTTGGGGTGAAATTGTATTTGTCTACTGACCTCTTCTCAAGGAATTTGTGGTCATCATAAGCTTTACAGTTGCTATAAAttgtaaataaagaaaataatctaAGTCATATGTGGAAGAATACTCAAGGCCAACCCACATTAAGGGTAGAGCATGCCATGGAAAATATGGTATTTCTTGAATAAAGATATTTAATGTTTAAGAAACATTAtaggataaataaagaaatgaaagtATGCATCTGAATTCCATCTGTacgttgtttattttttttaatcaaaatggTAGTAGGGCTACTGGAAGTAAAACTGACCGCCTGTGGTTAAGCATGCTAAGCGGAgcttaaaaaatttaaaaaaaagagagagagagagttaagATTATTCCACTGAATGAAACTAATAAGCCATTCATAAAAAGCACATTAAAATAATCGTATAATCATTGAATGGATGAATATAGGTGAAATTAACtatatgtaaatgttttaataCTGAATTTACTATCATCATTACTCATTAGGGGGGAAAAGCTTCCTCCAAACAAATGCCAGTTTAATATTCTAGTCTTAGACAATAGACAAACAGAAAATAAGTGGCCTCCTGCAGAGGGATTTAAAAGAGATTAAGATGTAGCAAGACCACGTGACATTAGGAGCTAATCAAGGTCAGACCTGCCAGAGGAAAAGAAATGCAGTAAATCATCCAAGTTTAAAGCTGCTAAATatgttttgattgaataatattAATTTAGCTTCCTAAAACTCGTTCAGCTGATCTAAGCACAACTCTAGTAGCTGTGTGTGTATAAACACACTCGCCAAAGCCTCTGGTCTGACTGACAACAACAGTTTAAATTGGTGGTTTAACGTCAGTTTTGAGAGTTGAGTTTTTCTCCACCGTTTTCTATCTGTCTCCACTTTTCTCTCTCAGCTTTAATCTTACCAGTTTAGAGGGGGTTTCCTGTCCTCGGCCGTTGTCTGGCTCGGCTGATAAAGCAGATAAAACCCACGTAGTGTCCAACTCCAGCTCCTACGATGGGACGCGTCCGTGGGTGCGTGAactgtcaccatggcaacggtggAAACGGACACACAAACGCCACGTGACAGACACACGCGGCGCAAGGCTTTCTGGGACTTGTAGTACACGGATGTAATGGCTGCGACTTTGGGGGTCTCGTTGTTTAAATTAGAATTTATATTCGTATtttaattgtactttttttgATACATCATTCAGCGTAAACTACGACAGCGTTTCTGTTCCAAACAATATGCCAAATTAAGGAAATACAGGACATgtgtcattattttattttttatctatctattttcgttgtttttttttttctttttaattcatgGCCAGCAGAGATTTCTAAAGTACCAGCCCATACGGGTATGTCATAAGTTTTGCTAATTTCGTAGGGAATTTAGAAAGCGATTGTTTTtgggaaaggaagaaaaacagacaCCTCCGTGGCAGATCTTACCGcacaccactagatggcgctaaCGTACTATTGTATTTGTAAAAACAAGACTCAGCTCTGTTGTGACTTGTTTTTACATTCTATTGTTGTGGCTCGTGACTTTTACACAACTTTGGTGGTTTCGTCATTTTGTGACTGTTTTATCAAACCTTGTATCATCGGCAAATTAGAGATGACAGCTGTTTTCCACAAGTTGTAACAAAATAAAGGGTCACAACTGCAGACCTAATAGCCAACTCCTGTCAACTAATTGTTGATATATTTGATatatttgttatatatatagcatatatatatatatatatatattcttttttttttttattttacatttagaTTGTATTATCTATTATAATATTTCTGTGTCTGCATTAAAACAGATTTGTAAATTCAAAAGGGTTTTTGAACTCACAATAATCACTTTGAACAGTTATCCATGATGATCATTATCTTCTCAGTTGGATGTCTGCTACTGCTTATGGGGCAATCTCAGTCCAACCTTTCCAGACTAGTTCAGAATCTAGCTGACAGACATTCAAAGAAATGAAAGGACAAACCTCAAAATCTGCTCAAGTTCACTGTTACCAGTGGAATACAGGATTGATTTTGAAGATGCTTATTTCTTAAGCAAAGTGTCTAATTACAGTTTAAGATAGCAGGCAACTAAGAATGAATTAAGCCCGAGTTTCAGTGACAAAATACTAAGTTGGTTGCGTCCTACTACATCATTTAAATTGATCCATACATGAGCTGATTAGTGCTTTACGCGCAGTCACCCTGCCAATCTGCACGTCACGATTTGCTGACTTTGGACAACGTTTTAAACCAAGAAAATGTTCCAATCTGTCACTTTTCAGCGCGTTTGAGTTTGTTCGAGCGTCCAGAGGATGGTCCAAGCAAGCACACACTCGGAGCAGGATAAACCAAGCAGTGGCAGAATGGGCGGGGAGGCTGGTCTAACAAGTGGAAATTCAGTCAGTATCTTATAAGAGGATTACTAAGCTCGTTATCTCCCCGACGGCCTCGTCAAGAATGTCCGCTTTTACCGAGCGGCTGTGCAACAGCCACGCGGAAATCGGACACCATTATCACCGTGCTGTGTAGATGCCGAACATGTATCCAAGTTAACTCTCAACGTCCAGGATGGCTGGTGCTGGTTATGGCCTGCTGGGAGCGCACGGGAATCCGCCACCGGTGCGTCCGAGCCAGAGAGCGGTGTCCTGACGGGCTAGTTGGCTCTAACTTCTGGACATGAAGACGAGACCGGCGGGCATCGGCAATGTCAATGCCGACTGGATGGCCTCGCTGCCCTCCAAACTCAGTGCCATGCCCCTCAAACACCTCGCTGTGCCAGGTGAGTCCGCCTCCTAACAGGTGCATGCTTGTCCCAGTAGACTCAGACATGAATGTGACCAGGAAGTCAACTATTCCTAAATGAATGGAGCCTTGGTATTGTCAAATAGTGGAGTATATTATAAACATGGACCATATTGCAACTGAAGCTGTTAAGTCTTACAAGATGCAAGCTGAGAACCCAATAGTGTCTAATTATCACATCCTGCTCAATCAAGATACTCAGCAATAGGCATTTTCACTCTCTCTTGCAGGTTCTCACGATTCTTTCACTTTCTGGGTGGATGTGCATGCACCCGTGGGCCCCGATCAAAAGGTGTACGTAAAGTACCTGGCCACTATGTTCAGCGTCTTGGCCAAAAAGGTCATGGTGAAGTGGTCCATGACACAGGTACCGTTCTCAGTAATCACAATCCATCCTAGATAGCTGCGTGCCTGCGAGTGGTTCGGCTGCCATGTCCTGACGTATTGTGATCTGTCTTCCTAGAACCTGACGTTTAGAGAGCAGCTAGATGCAGGGATCCGTTATTTTGATCTCAGGGTGTCCTCTAAACCTGGTGAAGCTGGACATGAGATCTACTTCATCCATGGCCTCTTTGGACACAAGGTTGGTGGAGGATTCATCAGTAACTGACATTGAGTTAGTCGTCTTTACTTACTGTTTGAAATTGTCTATTTTTTTACAGTGTAGTGTCCTTTTTATTGtggtgttttttattcatacaaGAAAGGACAGCAGTGAAATTAAAGGCAATAATGTAGCTATATTTGATGTAGCTACTATTTGATATTTGACTACTTTGTCCTGGTGTGAACTGTTCTTCAGTAACTGGTTTGGTTTTTACACTGGTAAGGAAAGCGGCAGTGATTATGAGAGAAGGGATCAAAAGATGTGCGCTTGGTTGTAAACATCCCTATGCCCTCAAATGGGTCATTCTAACAGCCTGCTCCCAATCTGACTCTTGTTTTTAAAGACTACTTCCAGAGAAAGTTTGTGACAGTAGAGTTTAATGGAAGAAAATGTACAGACTTGTCCGGTGGTAGTGACAGCAACTTTACACGCTGCTAAGAGTCTCTGCAACTGAAATTTGTCTCCATTAACTTTTCTTTACGTCATGTGGAGCCATGTGGAGATACTTTGCACTCTCGCTAAACCCTTGACATCTAACCCCTTTATTTGCTTCCCCCCTAAGGTGAGGGATGGCCTGCTGGAGATCAGTTCCTTCCTTACCAGACACAGGAAAGAGGTGAGGTGTCCGTTTCAATTTTCATTAAAGCAAGATTTAAAACCAACATGCATTATAGTGATTGGAGACTAACGTCATTCATCTATTAGGTAGTATTTTTGGACTTCAATCACTATTATGCAATGGAGGAAGAGCACCATGGGTACCTCATCAACATGCTCCAGGATGTCTTTGGCACTAAACTGTGCAATAACTGTGCCGTGGAGAGCGTAACTCTGGACTTCCTCTGGGAGAAAAAGTACCAGGTGAGGTGATGAAGCAGCAGTGAAACATTTCAACATGCTCATATTCTCCAAAGACAAACTCCGCCGAGTCAGGGGTTGCAACAGCGACGGAGGATTTCGAATTAATTGATATTGCTTAAGAGTTTCCTTTATCAATTGCACATGTGCATACAAGAACATTTCTGTGGCATTGGTGCGGTAGGTATCAAGTATATAAAGTAAAACAGGTATGTAGGTCTGCATGTGGTCGAGGGCTTGATGAACATCGGGTAATCCCAGCCACCTGGGACTTTCCTAGGTAAGAATTAGTGGTGAGCATCATCCAATTAACACTTGTTCTGCAATCCAACCCCCCTTTCCCTTTTCTTTGAATTTAGCTTTCAGCCTTTCCATCTGTGTTCTACCTCCCCTCTCTGACATATTTTACATCATAAGTTTTTCATCTCTGACTCTCcgacattctcacaacacaacgATGAAAGTGCACGGAGATGAGACCCCTGCAATAAATCCCGGGCCTGCACTTACACACTTCTGTATCTGAATCTGTTTGTGTTGGCTGCCTTTAGGTGTTCATTCTGTTTTATTCAGATAGCATACCATCACTCCTGTTCCCATGACCTTAATCTGTGACTGGCTTACTGGGCAAAGGAGATAGTGATGGTGCAGCAGATAGGGAAGGAACAGAGGAGGCTGCAGAACAGTATGAAGCTGCAGAGGGCAGCCTTTCCCTTTTACTTTGTCAGGTTATCGATGCTTTAAATGACTTTTATCAATATAGTTATTATAACATCTATAATGGAGTGAAAGTAAGAATATATCACTGTATATACAAGGTTAAGTTCAAAACTTTCAGTAATATGAGCTCAAGTCCTGCAAAGAAAAGGATTAAAAACCCAACCTTTGACTGATTGAACTATGACCAAAACTGTTCCAGTAATATCAGTTTAACTTCAGATCAGACTAATCTGACTGTTTCTAAAACAGGTTAATGTGCATGCTTTTCATGATAAAAACTTATTTTATTAAGCTTATGTGTTTGATATTACATACCATATAACTGAATACAGATGTGGGTCTATATCTTATTGTAAGCTAACATGAACTTGACATTTAtgtaagtagtttttttttctaaacttatttaaaagtttaagactaatatttaacatttaattagcttcttttttttaatacagtaGCATGCCACTGAGTTGATGGTAAAAACATTCTTTTCATATCGTGTCACTATTAAAGGAAATCTGGTAAAGTAACAAGTCCCGACAGTTATCCTGTCTCAGACTGGAGCAGTTTCCCAGGATGCATTGCCAAAAGTAACTGAGGTTGAATGACGTTGTATTTGTGGAGTAGAATCAACTGAAGGAAAACTGTGGAGACTTACTTTATGAAATGGACTGTTAACTGCTTCAATTGTGAACTTGAAGTTGTTTTCATAAATTTGAGCTCAAGCTCAAActctttcatcttttattttcttctctgtgcAGGTGATTGTGTTTTATCATCATCCTTCAGGACAGGGTATCCCTGTCATGTGGCCGGGAACCAAAATCCCTGCACCGTGGGCGAACACCACAGAGCCCAACAAGCTTATACAGGCAAGAGGACTGCAGCAAACCCCACTGTGCTTCACAGCTTCGTAGAATAAAATCCTCATACAAACAGTTCCAAAGAAAAGCTTTTTGTGaaggaaaatgtcagaaaatcaGTCAGTTAACAGAAGGTCTATTGTTTAATTTGGATATTCATCCATTTTTTGGAATTTAATTATGTTTTGGGTCACATTTATGCAGAATTGCAAGAACTTCTGAATGACTCTTTCATGATAATTctatgtttttaaatccttttgGGGCAATTCAGATGTAAGAATTTAATAATTTACTGACATTTGGTGTCAAAAGCATAACAGTTAATCCCTTCTTTCCATTCTCTTCTCCAATCTGTCTCGTGTGTGTGCTTCCTCTTCCCTTCGGTTCGCTTAAAGTGACCGCAAAAGAGTGTTTCCACACCATATTTGCAGAATATCCTTAGATGACCTTCTTAACCAAGTTTTTCATATCGTTCTTTCAGTaaggtttcattttttttttctcctccagtTCCTTGAAACTACACTGAAGGCAAGGGCCAAGCAGGGATCCTTCCACGTTACCCAGGCCATACTCACCCCGACACCCAACACCGTGACGAAGGGCCTGCTCTGGGGGCTACGTAGCTACCTGGTAGAGAGGTCAGTGACTGGGTTCTTGTGGGTGCAgggtagggctgggtatcgattcaaacgtcaagaatcgattcgattccgattcttaagattcagaatcaattatcacgatttgattcgatccgatttgatattgatttggcttagtgttatttaaaatgttttttgagctgttgtctgaattatatgactgtaaaataactagtaaaataataatttcacaataattattgtgaaataactaagaaataaataactaaaacaggcctttcaatatccatttaaagtgcaaaaaaaagaaagaaattgcaacagttcatgcagtaaacaaatcattttagcttgtctaatttattctgtcaccacgcacacatattgccatgaagcacctggcatttttcagaagtgtcatgacaaactgtgtgtccaactactgggattaaagttcatcGGTCGAAAAtgtaatgaggaaaaaaaaaaaaaaaaaaaaaaatcgatctttagacataagaatcgatttttaggaattaatatgagaatcgatttagaatcggaaaatcaatttttttcaacacagtcctagtttaaacatatttaaaggcaaaaacatggcaccagttattctcgtgtccaacaaaacattacttttttggggataaacaaaaaaataaccaaaagttctaATGTAATGACGAAAATAAAAACCAtccgccccccccaaaaaaaaattaaaaaaaatcgatctttagacatatgaatcgatttttaggaattaatatgagaatcgattttgaattgggaaatcgattttttcaacacaggcctagtgcaGGGGTAGTTGCATGTTCCAAAACCTGCCATATTTGCCTCCAGTGATTGCATGCAGTATTGTTTATGTCCAGTAGAGGACAGTACAGCTAATGGCACAGGTATGGTACCCAACTCCCTGAACATAAGAAAAggattctgatacaagactgcCCTCTTTTGGAAGTGATATCTATGTAAAACAAATAATTTGAGCTCAGACAATTGCATATTGGTGGAAACGGTGCCTGCTGGTGTGATTCAGCTCGGCATTGTCTGATCGGGAGTCTGAGCCAGGAAGGAGGAAAGGGCAAAACCGACACAGACATGAGTCAGTGAAAAGTACAACCCATCACAACCCAACTCAGCTGTCTACAGACATGCGTAGGACACATCTAGAAAACGTATCAACACAGTACGACAGAGTTAAAACAGGATCAGGAATAATCCCATCCCAAGTTAAGTAGCATCAAACACGACATCGACAAGACGTATTTGTTTTCTAAGCAAGAGCTAAATGAATCGCAAGATCTTTCTCAGTAATCGGATCACTGAACCTCAGATTTAAGTTAGAATGAAAACACACTCTCGATACTTTTATATCTGAGACAACTGGCCACCAATGCTGAGGTGTAAAATTCCCAAACGGATGCTGCAGTGAGACAGGAGGCGGCCTGACTCTGCACTTCCAAGGAAGTGGGATTGTTTACCACCAGTGGATaaacattctgacttcctggttttgTTCTGCCGATGGCTGAACCATAGTGGATTTGTTTGAGGTGACACGACAACAGTGACCCACAcacaccagtgtgtgtgtgtctgtgtgtgtgtgaccaaaGCAGAAGGGGTCTGGAGGCAGAGAAGAGATTCTGAGACAATGGTCATGAAGTCGTCTCTCTCAGGCAGAcagatttaattgtatttattttcgaCCTTTAAGTCACTTTTATCCCACATTGCATCATATCTCGAAACTCCAGTAATACTTTTTAATAAAATCAGATGGAAAGCAATAAACTATAGCCATGACATTGGATAAGTTGTGGGGgtcttttgatcatttttaaaagGGAGAAAATTAATAAcgattaaaatggaaaaaaaagtttgttctaACAAGAAAATATTGCTGTACCACTGATACAAACTTTATTCTTTTGCGGCTCTAGAAATCTGCCCACTATCATGTCTTGGGTTGAGACTCAGAAACCTGGAGTGGATGGAGTCAACATCATCACCTCTGACTTTGTGGATCTCACTGACTTTGCCAACATCGTCATCAAACTCAATAACCTGCTGATGACTGAACGGGATCGAAGATGAAACCCCCCCCAGGTTATCTTGATGGTGGACAGAAGTTACTGATGGCAGATAATATTATATCATGACTTTGATTCcggtattattattttttttttattattgttcacAAGCAACTTTTCTGATGCTGATAGATCACAATTTCCTTATTCAAGTACAACCAAAGACCCAAGTTCCTCTGACATCATAAAGCCTTTAAATCTACCAGGAACTCATCATTTAGTGGTAGTGAGCTCTCTCAGCTTCAATGTTATGAACAGACTCCAGAAGACTCAAAGAAGCCAGAGCTTAGATCAGTCAAAACCAGGAATGCCTCgcagcattttttctttttctttttaaaaccttTCTCATAAGTCAGTTCCTGTCATACCAAAGCTCAAGCTGTAGTTACTATTTCCCTACTGGAAACAAGTCGTATTGCTGCTATGAAATTTAATTGCTACATAGATCACTCGACTGGCAACTTCTTGGATCATTATATTAAAGAGAGACAGGAGCGCAGCGTAGGATGCTACACTCAGATGTTCCTTGTTTACACGCTGCAAGTATATTTTAATTCAAAACCAGCGCACATGTGACAGAAAATCTCCAACATGATGTCTGCAGTGCTGGAAACTCGATAGTGTTTGTTAACATTTGACAGTGAACTAAAGTAGAGTTTttaactgcattttatttttcctttcacccagtaatgaaataaactcagaagggggggcggggggcgcaCATACTGTAGTTATCTGGTTCTTTTTGATTACACAGTCTCTTAAACTAAGTCATGTGTTGTGAAAGAGGAGCCCGTTGTTGCCAGTGCTGTCTCAACACTCGTGGTATTTAACAAGAGCTGCATAAAGTGGCACCTTCTGAGGGAAAGCCAAATGTGTGTGCAACCTGTGCCACGTATCTAATAAAACATGTACAAATAAATAGCTATACATTTTTAAGGTtgtactttgttttttcttggaCCCAGAAGTACAATTGTCTCAGGTTGGTGGAATGTTGAGAAATATGCTCAGAGGAGCCAAAATATATGAGCACGTACGGCGGCTTTCAGGTCTTGGTGCACGCTATCTGCATCAGTGTGTCCACAGTGTTTGTGCCTCGGAGGCCCCTGTGATTATCATGCATGACATAGGCGGTAGTGCCGTGACAGTCGCCGTGCATTCTTGTGGTCAGGgtgaggagagggagaggaggagagcaaGACAGCCGAGGGAAGGAGATTTACAGAGCACAGAGGAGCAAAGGGAACTGGAAAgcagagagaagaaaataacagaCTCCAGTCGGAGTTGCTGGTGAGGAGAGACTATCAGACGGGAAGGGAAGAATTTCATCAGACCGGAGCGCGGGGTCAGCTGGATAAGGCGTTCATGCCTCGCCGGCATCTGAAAGGGAAacgaaatgttttctttttataacaACAGTGCACCTCCTCTTTCCCTCTGCGTGACGCGCACGTGTGAAATTGCCTGCGCCGTCCAGGCCTCACTGTTGACAGGACTGAATGCGGCCACCGAGCACTGTGAGGTCCACGCACACACTTACGTGACAAAGGCACTTTAATTGAGGAGTAATTACACATACCATGGCAGGCAAGTGGGAGCGAGAGAGTGGCAGATTGGACGGAGAGCATTCCTCTGTTGTTTGGATTggtcctctctctccctccactgTATCCCAGCTGGATTCCCAGGTTTCAAAGGCGAAGACAACAACTCAAGCAAGAGTTTCAGATCCTAATAAAGCCTTAAAGTAATAAAACTGCCCCCTCCTGCATCTATTTTACTCTTCACACTGGTTTGTTTCATTATTTCCAATTTGTCATTTCTCTCTTATCACATTCAACACTTGTGTGTCCTCTTCATCCACACTGTATGTTAAAAACGTGTTCCCAAATTAGAAAACATCATCATGTTCAAAGACGGAGCAACTTGTTGGCATTTGAAAAACAAAGAGGTTTAACTCAGACAAAGTTAATAGTTTAATGCTTAACAGATGAGTAAATTGGGTTTCAGTTCATTGAATCTCTGCTGTTTCTATTGTGTGATGTCATCTACTAGAGCTGACTGACTCTAACATTTATTAGTCTCAGATTTGTTAGTGTTCCTCCTCAGACTGTGATGACTGTGATATTTAAACAGCTGCACAAGCAAATTAAACTGCATCTGATGACCGTCTGTTTTATGTGGGGATTAGAGGTCAGAGAAGAAAGGAGAAGAAAGGAACAAAACGTGTAGAAATACACTGCAGCAGGCCACTGCAAACTCAACTTCACTTtatacacaaacaaaaatcgATTTAAAGTCAGTTACATTCAATTATGTgccattacatttttattgaaaGCATGTGAACTGGAGCCGTTCCTCAAAGTCTCACATCAAAAACGATAAGAGGGATTCCACTGAGATCAAATGAGCCATCAAGCAATCAAGAATAATTTCATTTGTGGCCGTTTCAATTGAAAGCACTGCCGATAAGTGATAAGCGGCTTAAAAGAGTGGTCTCTtctttttgtgtgt harbors:
- the plcxd2 gene encoding PI-PLC X domain-containing protein 2 produces the protein MKTRPAGIGNVNADWMASLPSKLSAMPLKHLAVPGSHDSFTFWVDVHAPVGPDQKVYVKYLATMFSVLAKKVMVKWSMTQNLTFREQLDAGIRYFDLRVSSKPGEAGHEIYFIHGLFGHKVRDGLLEISSFLTRHRKEVVFLDFNHYYAMEEEHHGYLINMLQDVFGTKLCNNCAVESVTLDFLWEKKYQVIVFYHHPSGQGIPVMWPGTKIPAPWANTTEPNKLIQFLETTLKARAKQGSFHVTQAILTPTPNTVTKGLLWGLRSYLVERNLPTIMSWVETQKPGVDGVNIITSDFVDLTDFANIVIKLNNLLMTERDRR